From one Geoalkalibacter halelectricus genomic stretch:
- a CDS encoding DUF4433 domain-containing protein, with amino-acid sequence MPHRLTELHSIMPLANIPSVLRHGILSHEEAAKLPHDSVALAEIQERRDVKRVPGGLRLHQYANLYFCARNPMLFLRKNETGSLCVLRVDKHVLTLPEVVLTDRNASSDYVRFFKSPEGLRELDFNLIFSTYWTSEDPFDYLKRKSIKCAEVLVPHRVPADWIVGAYVFNAAVEAKLRQTGFDRPITSNRQLFFS; translated from the coding sequence ATGCCGCACCGCCTGACCGAACTGCACAGCATCATGCCGTTGGCCAATATTCCTTCGGTCCTGCGGCATGGTATTCTGTCCCATGAAGAGGCAGCCAAATTGCCGCACGATTCGGTGGCCTTGGCTGAAATTCAGGAGCGCCGTGATGTCAAACGCGTTCCGGGTGGTCTAAGGTTGCATCAATACGCCAATTTGTACTTTTGCGCTCGCAACCCGATGCTGTTTCTAAGGAAGAATGAAACGGGGAGCCTGTGCGTATTGCGCGTAGACAAGCATGTTCTGACCTTGCCTGAGGTTGTGCTAACCGACCGGAACGCATCCAGTGATTACGTGCGCTTCTTCAAGTCTCCGGAAGGCTTGCGCGAACTGGATTTCAATCTGATTTTTTCGACATACTGGACAAGTGAAGATCCATTTGATTATCTAAAGAGGAAGTCGATCAAATGCGCCGAAGTGCTGGTCCCTCACCGGGTTCCAGCCGATTGGATCGTAGGTGCCTATGTGTTTAATGCAGCAGTCGAGGCAAAGCTACGTCAGACCGGCTTCGATCGCCCCATTACCTCCAATCGGCAACTGTTTTTCTCCTGA
- a CDS encoding SpoVR family protein, which yields MELINQHTKAIMEGCKERARSAGLRFEDETLEYIVTNRDLLELTPKLMIPTLYDYWVHDVEVLKEKGRYELYPGNPYETVINTRPAISFYNDNNPDWLNVMIFYHVLAHIDFFQNNIFFRHTWDFDLTGQALSDKRLIARLRARHGRWVDYVIEFARGIDNLVGYFEELARFDPPAVTVGSRRLDYYFDVFLQEVKKVRAAEYLREVERFNSCCVHQGALGEDNFFVEVLRKYPEFETLYEKSLERRPARKGDLLQYLMEHSDFLKREENRWMLSVLQVIRNTSVYFQPQIRTKILNEGWASYWHERLFLEDDRIRGHEVDFARVHAGVTSLPKVGLNPYALGMRLFEYIEEMADKGRYSFAYQKLGDAEARRRFDSGAGKGRETLFAVRANESDFTFISRYIDQDFVDRHKLFVAGKRLNRSRMTWQYYIKSRKAADYRQMLLGDLYHPPHIRVAADKARDGGLYLEHKFEGKPLVRDYIANTLLGIEYLWGRPVHLETSEPVAAAAAGSNTAVAGAFLSAPPERDGERPQITWRRVLYTMENRELSKVPLA from the coding sequence ATGGAACTCATCAACCAGCACACCAAGGCGATCATGGAGGGCTGCAAGGAGCGGGCGCGGTCGGCGGGCTTGCGCTTCGAGGATGAAACCCTGGAATACATCGTCACCAACCGCGATCTGCTCGAACTCACGCCCAAGCTGATGATCCCGACCCTCTACGACTACTGGGTGCACGACGTCGAGGTGCTCAAGGAGAAGGGCCGCTACGAACTCTACCCCGGTAATCCCTACGAGACGGTGATCAACACCCGGCCGGCCATCAGCTTCTACAACGACAACAACCCCGACTGGCTCAACGTGATGATCTTCTATCACGTGCTCGCCCACATCGATTTCTTCCAGAACAACATCTTCTTCCGCCACACCTGGGACTTCGACCTCACCGGCCAGGCGCTCTCCGACAAGCGGCTCATCGCGCGGCTGCGCGCCCGCCACGGCCGCTGGGTGGACTACGTCATCGAATTCGCTCGCGGCATCGACAACCTGGTGGGCTACTTCGAGGAGCTGGCGCGCTTTGACCCGCCGGCGGTCACCGTCGGCAGTCGGCGGCTCGACTACTACTTCGACGTGTTCTTGCAGGAAGTGAAGAAAGTCCGTGCCGCCGAGTACCTGCGTGAGGTGGAGCGCTTCAACTCCTGCTGCGTTCACCAGGGTGCGCTGGGCGAGGATAATTTCTTCGTCGAGGTGCTCCGCAAGTATCCCGAGTTCGAAACCCTCTACGAAAAGAGCCTGGAGCGGCGCCCGGCGCGCAAGGGCGATCTGCTGCAATACCTGATGGAGCATTCGGACTTTCTCAAGCGCGAGGAAAACCGCTGGATGCTCTCGGTACTGCAGGTGATCCGCAACACCTCGGTGTATTTCCAGCCGCAGATTCGCACCAAGATTCTCAACGAGGGCTGGGCGAGCTACTGGCATGAGCGTTTGTTTCTGGAGGATGACCGCATTCGCGGCCACGAGGTGGATTTCGCCCGGGTGCATGCCGGCGTCACCTCCCTGCCCAAGGTGGGGCTTAATCCCTATGCCCTGGGCATGCGTCTGTTTGAATACATCGAGGAGATGGCCGACAAGGGCCGTTACAGCTTCGCCTATCAGAAACTGGGGGATGCGGAAGCGCGGCGTCGCTTTGACAGCGGTGCCGGCAAGGGCCGCGAAACCCTGTTCGCGGTGCGCGCCAACGAGAGCGATTTCACCTTCATCAGCCGCTACATCGATCAGGATTTCGTCGACCGGCACAAGCTCTTTGTGGCCGGCAAACGCCTCAATCGCAGCCGCATGACCTGGCAGTACTACATCAAAAGCCGCAAGGCCGCCGATTATCGGCAGATGCTGCTGGGTGATCTCTACCATCCGCCGCACATCCGCGTGGCCGCGGACAAGGCCAGGGACGGCGGCCTTTACCTCGAACACAAGTTCGAAGGCAAGCCCCTGGTGCGCGACTACATCGCCAACACCCTGCTCGGAATCGAGTACCTGTGGGGGCGCCCCGTGCACCTGGAAACCAGCGAGCCGGTGGCGGCCGCCGCGGCCGGCTCCAACACGGCGGTGGCCGGGGCGTTTCTCAGCGCGCCGCCCGAGCGTGACGGCGAGCGCCCACAAATCACCTGGCGGCGGGTGCTCTACACCATGGAGAATCGCGAACTGAGCAAGGTTCCCTTAGCCTGA
- a CDS encoding YheU family protein, with the protein MEEGVEVPYEQISPETLRNLIQEFVSRDGADWGDAGCSLEDKVNQVLGQLKAGKARVVFDLRTETANIVVRP; encoded by the coding sequence ATGGAAGAGGGGGTTGAGGTTCCTTACGAACAGATCAGCCCGGAAACCCTGCGCAATCTGATCCAGGAATTCGTGAGCAGAGACGGCGCGGATTGGGGCGATGCCGGATGCAGCCTGGAGGATAAGGTCAATCAGGTGCTTGGGCAGTTAAAGGCCGGCAAGGCAAGGGTCGTGTTTGATCTGAGGACCGAAACGGCGAATATTGTCGTTCGGCCATAG
- a CDS encoding DUF444 family protein: MGEPKAGYTAHVRSLDELLERDRRREEDGFPRKIRVGRMIKPGKGDSKVVVVPTTVEEKLVHDPNFRPPEEGDESLGGTGEGEEGEVIGETPVREAGEAGEGGAGQGEGGAHEVESSAYDLGRILTEKFELPNLKEKGKKRSLTRYTYDLTDRHRGFGQLLDKKATLRRILETNLALGRIPDPQAVDPNELLISPEDRVYRILSREKDYESQALVFFLRDYSGSMAGKATELVCTQHVLIYSWLLFQYDRQVETRFILHDTEAKEVKDFYTYYNSRVAGGTRVAAAYRLVNEMVEKESLAKDYNIYVFHGTDGDDWDTDGREVLPEIEKALTYASRVGVTVAEHAYGSSGNTEVERYLKKSGLLEKKPELLRLDTMGEDAEEPRIIEGIKKLIS, from the coding sequence ATGGGCGAGCCGAAAGCCGGTTATACGGCGCATGTGCGGTCGCTGGATGAGTTGCTGGAGCGGGATCGGCGGCGCGAGGAGGATGGGTTTCCGCGCAAGATTCGCGTCGGGCGCATGATCAAGCCGGGCAAGGGCGACTCCAAGGTGGTGGTGGTGCCGACCACCGTGGAGGAGAAGCTGGTGCATGATCCCAATTTCCGGCCGCCCGAGGAGGGCGACGAGAGTCTGGGCGGCACCGGCGAGGGCGAGGAGGGCGAGGTCATCGGCGAGACGCCGGTGCGCGAGGCCGGTGAGGCGGGCGAAGGCGGCGCCGGGCAGGGCGAGGGCGGCGCCCACGAGGTGGAGTCGAGCGCCTATGATCTGGGGCGCATCCTCACCGAAAAGTTCGAGCTGCCCAACCTCAAGGAAAAGGGCAAGAAGCGCTCCCTGACCCGCTACACCTACGATCTCACCGACCGGCATCGCGGTTTCGGTCAGTTGCTCGACAAAAAGGCGACCCTGCGCCGCATCCTCGAAACCAACCTGGCCCTGGGGCGCATTCCCGATCCCCAGGCCGTCGATCCCAACGAGCTGCTCATTTCGCCGGAAGATCGCGTCTATCGCATTCTCTCACGCGAGAAGGATTACGAATCCCAGGCCCTGGTGTTTTTCCTGCGCGACTACTCGGGCTCCATGGCCGGCAAGGCCACCGAACTGGTGTGCACCCAGCATGTGCTCATCTACAGCTGGCTGCTGTTTCAGTACGACCGCCAGGTGGAGACCCGCTTCATTCTGCACGATACCGAGGCCAAGGAAGTCAAGGATTTCTACACCTACTACAACTCGCGGGTGGCGGGCGGCACGCGGGTGGCGGCAGCCTATCGGCTGGTCAACGAGATGGTCGAAAAGGAAAGCCTGGCCAAGGATTACAATATCTACGTGTTCCACGGCACCGACGGCGACGACTGGGACACGGACGGCCGCGAGGTGCTGCCCGAGATCGAGAAGGCGCTCACCTACGCCAGCCGCGTCGGGGTGACGGTGGCCGAGCATGCCTACGGGTCGAGCGGCAACACCGAGGTGGAGCGCTACCTGAAAAAATCCGGGCTGCTGGAGAAAAAACCCGAGCTGCTGCGGCTGGACACCATGGGCGAGGACGCCGAGGAACCGCGCATCATCGAGGGCATCAAGAAGCTGATTTCATAG
- a CDS encoding serine protein kinase PrkA, whose amino-acid sequence MANSNIPTLAQHVAAVKQGKRRFENAFQGVARMILENEIEKVVVNARTTYDFKIFRQGRRHPVGMFDEINSFVAFVKDAAEGGSSKEMAFVLVGEPGNGKTFFVEYLCGRYREFIARAENRKYTFRFVGMDRLGSYGKIAQIESQTYEDPMILAMNLFDDPAENRRWLAEKGKFSDAEIEKLYADYRPLGACTSYIWNDIRNFSDGKMDEMLKFVEIMPVPLTESLGTLTGKYAAKDKITSSAVDLLGEESIQRLLHISDTHNPYRFDLRRGALARVAGGGIHFSDEIYKNKKDLVQVYLGVIQNRMIEMDGYRWPIDTLIIATSNNAEFNRFLAEKEEAPIVDRCRVCYVSHNTNYKMQRELTGYAIGSETKTTLTKEQLHQDPNLNYAASVSFILSRLPRSEKLTPIETMKLAAGEVAGEKSIKALSEVIDSLNQEPDITRRFGQKGLGQRNLGRAVQLLGESSETNEGRCMFAYDIFGAVEKIILDYVSDANDRGKYLEDLKIAKELYRERIMTEMFNAYMDEPQAIRKDVMNYVNMIIGIDAENLGPDKMWKYKDPQTGQLRALKIDERFIRSVEERLGLKTEEQCETFRTSIRKIYGQKISVDPNYDFMDNLELVKAVTDVRLKSDIAGAGSLIGALANRTNEENQKLYDRMISTMLDKLGYCRTCAQKTIEYFCTQEDEA is encoded by the coding sequence ATGGCGAACAGCAACATTCCGACGCTCGCCCAGCATGTTGCCGCGGTCAAGCAGGGCAAGCGGCGCTTTGAGAACGCCTTTCAGGGCGTGGCGCGCATGATCCTGGAAAACGAGATCGAAAAGGTCGTCGTCAACGCCCGCACCACCTACGATTTCAAGATTTTCCGCCAGGGCCGCCGTCATCCGGTGGGCATGTTCGACGAGATCAACAGCTTCGTCGCCTTCGTCAAGGACGCCGCCGAGGGCGGCTCGTCCAAGGAGATGGCCTTCGTGCTGGTGGGCGAGCCGGGCAACGGCAAGACCTTCTTCGTCGAGTACCTGTGCGGACGCTACCGCGAATTCATCGCCCGCGCGGAGAACCGCAAGTACACTTTTCGTTTCGTCGGCATGGACCGGTTGGGTTCCTACGGCAAGATCGCTCAGATCGAGTCGCAGACTTACGAGGATCCCATGATCCTCGCCATGAACCTCTTCGACGATCCCGCCGAGAACCGTCGCTGGCTGGCGGAGAAGGGCAAGTTCAGCGACGCCGAGATCGAAAAGCTCTATGCGGATTACCGGCCCCTGGGGGCGTGCACCAGCTACATCTGGAACGACATCCGTAACTTCAGCGACGGCAAGATGGACGAGATGCTCAAGTTCGTCGAGATCATGCCGGTGCCCCTCACCGAGAGCCTTGGCACCCTGACCGGCAAGTACGCGGCCAAGGACAAGATCACCTCGAGCGCCGTGGACCTTTTGGGCGAGGAATCCATCCAGCGCCTGCTGCACATCAGCGACACCCACAACCCCTACCGCTTCGATCTACGCCGCGGCGCCCTGGCGCGGGTGGCGGGCGGCGGCATCCACTTCTCCGACGAGATCTACAAGAACAAAAAAGACCTGGTGCAGGTCTATCTGGGCGTGATCCAGAACCGCATGATCGAGATGGACGGCTACCGCTGGCCCATCGACACCCTGATCATCGCCACCAGCAACAACGCCGAGTTCAACCGCTTCCTCGCCGAGAAGGAGGAGGCGCCCATCGTCGACCGCTGCCGGGTGTGCTACGTGAGCCACAACACCAACTACAAGATGCAGCGCGAGTTGACCGGCTACGCCATCGGCAGCGAGACCAAGACCACCCTGACCAAGGAGCAACTGCACCAGGATCCGAATCTCAACTACGCGGCCTCGGTGTCCTTCATCCTCTCGCGCCTGCCGCGCTCGGAAAAACTCACCCCCATCGAGACCATGAAGCTCGCCGCCGGCGAGGTGGCCGGGGAGAAGAGCATCAAGGCCCTGTCCGAGGTGATCGACTCCCTCAACCAGGAGCCCGACATCACCCGGCGCTTCGGCCAGAAGGGGCTGGGGCAGCGCAACCTGGGCCGCGCCGTGCAGCTGCTCGGCGAGAGCTCGGAGACCAACGAGGGGCGCTGCATGTTCGCCTACGACATCTTCGGCGCGGTGGAGAAGATCATTCTCGATTACGTCTCCGACGCCAACGACCGCGGCAAGTATCTCGAAGACCTCAAGATCGCCAAGGAACTCTACCGCGAGCGCATCATGACCGAGATGTTCAACGCCTACATGGACGAGCCCCAGGCGATCCGCAAGGACGTGATGAACTACGTCAACATGATCATCGGCATCGACGCCGAGAACCTGGGCCCCGACAAGATGTGGAAGTACAAGGATCCGCAGACCGGCCAGCTCCGGGCGCTCAAGATCGACGAGCGCTTCATCCGCAGCGTCGAGGAGCGTTTGGGCCTCAAGACCGAGGAGCAGTGCGAGACCTTCCGCACCTCCATCCGCAAGATTTACGGGCAGAAGATCAGCGTCGATCCCAACTACGACTTCATGGACAACCTCGAACTGGTCAAGGCGGTCACCGACGTGCGCTTGAAGAGCGATATCGCCGGCGCGGGCTCTCTCATCGGCGCTTTGGCCAACCGCACCAACGAGGAGAACCAGAAGCTCTACGACCGCATGATCTCGACCATGCTCGACAAGCTCGGCTACTGCCGCACCTGCGCGCAGAAGACCATCGAGTATTTCTGCACCCAGGAGGATGAGGCTTAG
- the darG gene encoding type II toxin-antitoxin system antitoxin DNA ADP-ribosyl glycohydrolase DarG, which produces MIKVLIGNLFESKARTLVNTVNCVGVMGKGVAQEFKKRYPELFNDYARRCTGKEVKPGIPYLYTDLFGTSILNFPTKDHWRSPSKVEDIIRGLDLFVEKYREWGVESIAFPPLGCGNGGLEWSVVGPIMYQKLVGLDIDIEIYAPYGTPHRQLTAEFLSQSAALEKAHAHKRAQHKLTAEWVALLEVLYRLERQPYANPVGRTIFQKICYTITEQGIKTGFQFRQSSYGPFSDEVKTALSTFANANLIYETQLGAMTALKIGPEYPVIRQRFAEELRDLQPKISKTVDLFSRIKSTQQAEEVTTVFYAVRELKKQHPDGNVSEQDVYDYVFKWKRHWDTADKHEAIASSIRNLAMLSWVKVSFSETLPIESIT; this is translated from the coding sequence ATGATCAAGGTTCTCATCGGTAACCTTTTCGAAAGCAAGGCCCGGACTCTAGTCAACACGGTGAACTGTGTCGGCGTCATGGGGAAGGGGGTCGCGCAGGAGTTCAAGAAGCGCTATCCCGAACTGTTCAACGATTATGCCCGGCGGTGCACCGGTAAGGAAGTCAAGCCCGGCATCCCGTATCTTTATACCGATCTGTTCGGCACCTCTATTCTGAATTTCCCGACTAAGGACCATTGGCGGTCACCATCCAAGGTGGAAGACATCATCCGCGGTCTTGATCTTTTCGTCGAGAAGTACCGGGAATGGGGGGTCGAATCCATCGCGTTTCCGCCCCTGGGTTGTGGCAATGGCGGGTTGGAATGGAGCGTAGTCGGGCCGATCATGTACCAAAAGCTTGTCGGCCTTGACATCGACATTGAAATCTATGCGCCATACGGCACGCCGCACCGGCAGTTGACGGCGGAATTTCTGTCGCAGTCGGCGGCGCTGGAAAAAGCGCATGCGCACAAGCGGGCGCAACACAAATTAACGGCTGAATGGGTGGCTTTGCTCGAAGTCCTGTACCGGCTCGAACGGCAGCCTTATGCCAACCCGGTGGGACGGACGATTTTCCAGAAGATCTGCTACACCATAACTGAGCAGGGGATAAAGACCGGGTTCCAATTCCGGCAAAGCAGTTACGGCCCCTTTTCTGACGAGGTCAAAACGGCCTTGAGCACTTTTGCAAATGCCAACCTGATTTATGAAACCCAGCTTGGCGCAATGACGGCCCTGAAAATCGGCCCGGAGTATCCGGTGATTCGCCAGCGGTTTGCGGAAGAACTGCGCGATCTCCAGCCCAAAATCAGCAAGACCGTCGACCTTTTCAGCCGCATCAAGAGCACCCAGCAGGCCGAGGAAGTCACCACCGTTTTTTATGCGGTTCGCGAACTCAAGAAGCAACACCCTGATGGCAATGTGAGCGAACAGGATGTTTATGACTACGTTTTCAAATGGAAGCGCCATTGGGACACTGCCGACAAACATGAGGCCATAGCCTCCTCCATCCGAAACCTGGCGATGTTGAGTTGGGTAAAAGTGAGTTTTAGCGAAACCCTGCCGATTGAAAGCATCACCTAA
- a CDS encoding TIGR03915 family putative DNA repair protein, with amino-acid sequence MAELTYHYDGSYAGLLSVLHRIFSWRETPAAISAGAPAQEDLFSAPAQVATDPERADLLLAAIREHLSPETPALVRHAFFSETAGVEMAIYRYLAHGWKVRRRLDDDLACPVVAEVHRLARRVRGEAHRLKGLARFRETADGLLYAPLEPEYFVLPFLAAHFSERLGQERWLLHDVRRAKGVLHEQGRWVLADLEVEGAPSLSAEEEHWQGMWRTFFSRIAIAERVNPRRQRGFMPLKYWKYLVEMDNP; translated from the coding sequence ATGGCTGAACTAACCTATCACTACGACGGTAGCTACGCCGGATTGCTCAGCGTTCTGCACCGCATTTTCTCCTGGCGCGAGACGCCTGCCGCCATCAGCGCCGGTGCGCCCGCGCAGGAGGATCTGTTCAGTGCCCCGGCGCAGGTGGCGACCGACCCTGAGCGCGCGGATCTTTTGCTGGCCGCTATCCGCGAACACCTTTCGCCCGAGACACCGGCGCTTGTGCGCCATGCGTTTTTCTCTGAAACGGCTGGGGTCGAGATGGCCATCTATCGCTACCTGGCCCACGGCTGGAAGGTGCGCCGACGGTTGGATGACGATCTGGCCTGCCCGGTCGTGGCCGAGGTGCACCGGCTGGCGCGGCGGGTGCGGGGCGAGGCGCATCGCCTCAAGGGGCTGGCGCGTTTTCGCGAGACCGCCGACGGCCTGCTCTACGCGCCCCTGGAGCCTGAGTACTTCGTGTTGCCGTTTCTAGCGGCGCATTTTTCCGAGCGCCTGGGGCAGGAGCGCTGGCTGCTGCATGACGTGCGGCGCGCCAAGGGGGTGCTGCACGAGCAGGGGCGCTGGGTGCTCGCCGATCTTGAGGTCGAAGGGGCTCCCAGCCTGAGCGCCGAGGAAGAGCACTGGCAGGGGATGTGGCGCACCTTTTTTTCCCGCATCGCCATCGCCGAGCGCGTCAACCCGCGTCGGCAGCGCGGTTTCATGCCCTTGAAGTACTGGAAATATCTGGTGGAAATGGACAATCCCTGA
- a CDS encoding serine protein kinase PrkA, whose translation MNSIEKALQRINLSLNHWGQGEQLSFEEFLQRTAESPQRMVRNIFQQFHDMIRSYLREGYDEYPDDPESIHFRSYDTTRLFVEDTDNPFFADRLFANRLVNLVDALKRGAQQNKIYIFEGPHGCGKSTFLNNLLMKFEKYANTEQGATWETVWRLDRRLLGTFSQQETNQFLDKLSQLLDEYELEQKEGAELKLPAAMPESHVEVPCPSHDHPLLMIPKEGRRLFLDELFAADPEARALLAEKEYDWVFRSAPCTICESLYQALLGKLRNPAQVFRMVQARPIAFNRRVGEGVSVFNPGDKPLKQISLSNEILQNRLNALLRDSNQVRYLYSRFARTNNGIYALMDVKGHNVERLIELHNIISEGVHKVEDIEENVSSLFLALMNPEDKENIKDFQSFSDRIEYIKIPYVLDINTEVEIYRKTFGGQIDEGFLPRVLHNFSRTIISSRMNIRSEAMLEWIGDADKYKIYCDPNLQLLKMEIYTGHIPKWLSEEDRKRLTAKRRRRIIAESETEGTRGFSGRDALKIFNDFHSAYAKEGKLITMANLHKYFRTHKELVEALPHGFLDSLVQMYDYTVLQEVKESLYYYNEEQIGREITNYLFAVNFEPGTTATCNYTGNRLEINEEFFEGSERKLLGPAADFAQRLRFRRAVQKEYTASALTQEIMAEGKTINETTLFRDLFERYVYHLKEKVLDPFLENENFRRAIKDFGGESFRTYDKKIRADVSFLINNLVRKYKYTPTGAREVCMYVIDNDIAKKFSDR comes from the coding sequence ATGAACAGCATCGAAAAAGCCCTGCAGCGCATCAACCTCTCCCTCAACCACTGGGGTCAGGGGGAGCAGCTGTCTTTCGAGGAATTTCTCCAGCGCACGGCCGAATCGCCGCAGCGCATGGTGCGCAACATCTTTCAGCAGTTTCACGACATGATCCGCAGTTATCTGCGCGAGGGATACGACGAATATCCCGATGATCCGGAGTCCATCCACTTTCGCTCCTACGACACCACGCGTCTGTTCGTCGAGGATACCGACAATCCCTTTTTCGCCGACCGGCTGTTCGCCAACCGCCTCGTCAACCTGGTCGACGCCCTCAAGCGCGGCGCCCAGCAGAACAAGATCTACATCTTCGAAGGCCCGCACGGCTGCGGCAAGAGCACCTTTCTCAACAATCTGCTGATGAAATTCGAGAAGTACGCCAACACCGAGCAGGGCGCCACCTGGGAGACCGTGTGGCGGCTCGATCGGCGTCTGCTCGGAACTTTCAGCCAGCAGGAAACCAATCAGTTTCTCGACAAGCTCTCGCAACTTCTCGACGAATACGAGCTCGAACAGAAAGAGGGCGCGGAGCTCAAACTGCCGGCGGCCATGCCTGAGAGCCATGTGGAGGTGCCCTGCCCGAGTCACGATCATCCCCTGCTGATGATTCCCAAGGAGGGACGGCGGCTGTTTCTCGACGAGCTGTTCGCCGCCGATCCCGAGGCGCGCGCCCTTTTGGCCGAAAAGGAATACGACTGGGTGTTTCGCAGCGCGCCCTGCACCATCTGCGAATCCCTCTACCAGGCCCTGCTCGGCAAGCTGCGCAATCCGGCGCAGGTGTTTCGCATGGTCCAGGCGCGGCCCATCGCTTTCAACCGGCGCGTGGGTGAGGGGGTGAGCGTCTTCAATCCGGGCGATAAGCCCCTCAAGCAGATTTCCCTGAGCAACGAGATCCTGCAGAACCGCCTCAACGCCCTGCTGCGCGACAGCAATCAGGTGCGCTACCTCTATTCGCGCTTTGCGCGCACCAACAACGGCATCTACGCCCTGATGGACGTCAAGGGCCACAACGTCGAGCGGTTGATCGAGCTGCACAACATCATCAGCGAGGGGGTGCACAAGGTCGAGGACATCGAGGAGAACGTCAGCTCCCTGTTCCTGGCCCTGATGAATCCCGAGGACAAGGAGAACATCAAGGATTTTCAGTCCTTCTCGGATCGTATCGAGTACATCAAGATTCCCTACGTGCTCGACATCAACACCGAGGTCGAGATCTACCGCAAGACCTTCGGCGGGCAGATCGATGAGGGATTTTTGCCGCGGGTGCTGCACAACTTCTCGCGCACCATCATCTCCTCGCGCATGAACATCCGCAGCGAGGCCATGCTCGAATGGATCGGCGACGCCGACAAATACAAGATCTACTGCGACCCCAACCTGCAATTGCTGAAAATGGAGATTTACACCGGTCACATTCCCAAGTGGCTCTCCGAGGAGGATCGCAAGCGCCTCACCGCCAAGCGCCGGCGGCGCATCATCGCCGAGTCGGAAACCGAGGGCACGCGCGGTTTCTCGGGGCGCGACGCGCTGAAAATCTTCAACGATTTTCATTCCGCCTACGCCAAGGAAGGCAAGCTCATCACCATGGCCAATCTGCACAAGTACTTTCGCACCCACAAGGAGTTGGTCGAGGCGTTGCCCCACGGCTTTCTCGACTCGCTGGTGCAGATGTACGACTACACGGTGCTGCAGGAGGTCAAGGAATCGCTCTACTACTACAACGAGGAGCAGATCGGACGCGAAATCACGAATTACCTGTTCGCGGTGAACTTCGAGCCCGGCACCACGGCGACCTGCAACTACACGGGAAATCGGCTGGAAATCAATGAGGAGTTTTTTGAAGGCAGCGAGCGCAAACTGCTCGGACCCGCGGCGGATTTCGCCCAGCGTCTGCGCTTTCGCCGCGCCGTGCAGAAGGAATATACCGCGAGCGCCCTGACCCAGGAAATCATGGCCGAGGGCAAGACGATCAACGAAACCACCCTGTTTCGCGACCTCTTCGAACGCTACGTCTACCACCTCAAGGAAAAGGTGCTCGACCCCTTCCTCGAAAACGAAAATTTTCGCCGCGCCATCAAGGACTTCGGCGGCGAGAGCTTTCGCACCTACGACAAGAAGATCCGCGCCGACGTCTCCTTTCTCATCAACAACCTGGTGCGCAAGTACAAATACACCCCCACCGGCGCTCGGGAAGTGTGCATGTACGTCATCGACAACGACATCGCCAAGAAATTCAGCGACCGCTGA